The genome window CCACTTGGGGCCAGGCCCTTAACGATTAGGCCCCTTAGGACCAGACCTTCTCTCCTAGGAGTAGGCTTTTAAGGCGCATGTCCTAGGTATGTTTAGGTCTAGCCAGTGCCCTTAGGGAGGGTCTACTGCCATAAGAGCCCAGGTTTTTGGGCTCAGGATAGGCCTAGTCTAGCTTCACTATCTCAAAAAAGCCAAAGCCCGTGAGGGATGAGCATTCTCACATGGGGAAGGATCTAAGCAAACACggaagtttttgtactttattGACTATTGTGACGCAATTTCGCGCAACGAACACTACTCCCTATGGCAAAACTAAACATCAAATGAGGAAGTAAAAGCCCTACTAACATTAAGTTAAGCTTAAAAACTTATCCTTTAATGGGCTTGAGAAGTGCAGAAGCATCATCCACCctcttgaaatttgactttaTGTGTGTTTGGTTAGTATGTGGAGGTAGTAGTAGAGTATTAGTTGGTGCCGAATTTGGTTCAATAATTGAGATACGGTATACACATACATTTGGAGTTGCTCGGGATTAGGGAATATAGGGAGTATAGGGCCATAAGAAGGCTTTCAGGGCCTAAGCCCGAAGGCCTAGGGTCGCCTGGTGCACCTTATGGTCACTATCACATACACACACTCTCAGCCGCCAGGACACTTCCAGAGAGGAGACGCAGACTGCTGCAGGGCAGTGTGGACGGGCGCGACCAGCCGCGGACAGCCCGCGGCTGCGGCGACGGCGCTACCCACTGCCGGTGCCCTTTCTCCCGCTGTCGCTGCCGCGGCTGGCACTTGGGAcgggagagagagagggggGCGAGAGTCAGCGATGATGCCCTTTCATGCACTATTCCGAGATGCAGATGTACTCTTGGCGCCGTGCCGGCCGTCGTGATGGCCGGCGGGATGACGTTGGAGGGTGGTAGGGGGAGATGTTGCAAAAGGTTTAGCGGTGGTGGTTTGAAGGGCTTGGGGCCTGAATAGGACTATATTGGCCTAAAATTGGTGACAGATAGGCTAGCAAGGAgttttcgatgcaccatgatctAGACCGCTCCTACCCTTAATTTAATGCGGAAAAAACTCTAGAATTTCGAGTGAATTTCCACGTTTTATACTcagatgcaccatgtttcagACCATTCCACCGTGTTTTGGGACCCTGGAAAAACGTCCAAAACCTTAAATTGTAGGAAAATTCTCAAGTTTCAGGCACTTCAGAGATGCTTTTCAGGGGGAATTAAGCGAAATCCTCGgaattttctgagtttttgaTAGAGAAAACGTGATTTCTCAGCTAAATTATAGTCGATATcttagattttttccaaaatttcaaattcaaagccTAGGCCTACAAAATGAGAGAGTGGCTGCTCGCAACTCGCTAGTCATAAGCTATATACTTCCAGGAGGACATCAGATTATGAGCTACATAATTATAGTCCAAAAGAGATGTAGGCATCCAAGATCACTTGTCATGGTATTTGCAATCATTTTATCAGAGCCCGTGCACTTTTGAGCCGTTTTTGTGGCCTGCGCAGGTAggtattttcgaaattaaggTCAATGCCATTCTGCGCACAAggtttttaggtttttgtGATATCTGCCAACAAACCGGTATAGGTTTCAAGAATCGGAAGCCCTTGTGATATAGACGAGGATTAAGTGTGTAGGAAAAATTTGCAGGGGTACAGTAGGTCACACCTtaacctggaaaaaaaaactgactaaGTGAGAACCTGGCCAGCTGGAGATTAGCATTcttgtcgatgcaccatggcCAAGAACTTCACCAAAAGTACTGTAgtaaaggtactgtagtagtggtactgtagcaAATTGGTACCTATTTCGGACAGGTACTCCTTTTACTAGGACCATGGGGATATCTATACCAGGgttgtgcggcaaatttgccgaatttgccgtttgtcgagctcggaaaatttcagaaaagtggatttgccgaatttgtcgagctcggcaaattttgagatttgccgcacacccctggtctTTACGATGCACCATAACCTAGAACTTTGTcaaaagggtactgtagtagatGGGTGCCTATTTTAGACAGACAACTTTTTTACTAGGACGATAGGGATGTCTATTTGATACACCATAACTTAGAAGCCATACTAGAAGTTTAGTTAAGGTACTGTAGTTGGGGTAGGGTCCCCTTCTGGTCCTTTTCCCGAATTCTAAGATTTCAACTTTGTAGGTTTTTGTAGGACCTGTACCATATCTCTCCGAGACCCATATAGGACTGGTCCCCCTATGAAGTTACACTCCCCGTTCCATGCGAACTCCAAAAAAGTGCGGCGGGGGATGAGCTCATCAGTGGTACCTGACACTGCTCCTCCCGCCAGAGCGTCATTCTTGCACTCTTTCTCTTGGCATGGTGCCATGCTCCGCAGTGCCAGCATGTGTACTTTTTGCTCCGAGAGATGGCGCTGCTGACCACTCTCGCGCCGTCTAATTCTCCGTGCTAGCCGGGTGTCTCTTCTCAAGGAGGCGCAGAGATAAAAGTGCAGCGTCAAAACAAGTAGGACTGAAGAAGAAGATAAGCGGTGACTGGCACCGTCGCCGGATGATAAGAAGGTTACTGAAGAGATAGCGGAACTCACCTTATTCATAATAGTTCTCAGCTCATCCTCGAAAGTCTTCGCCATAACCGGTGGCAGGGTGTTTGACTGGATGCCTGGTGGTGGTGAGGAGATCACATCCGAGTCTCCGATTGGAAGGGAGCAGATACGGTGTCTGGCGACGACTAGCTCCATTTTTCGGGTCCATGGATTCACGTAGGCGCTCCATTCGGTCTGGCATCGGAGGATCGATCCGTTGTGGGCGACGAGTCGGAGGTCGGCGATGGATTTGACGATCTTTCCGCGCGAGTTGTGaactggaaattgaatttgttaGGATTAAAGTACTGTAAATTCatatttcagtgttttttctaggcctaagcttaagctcaagcctaagcctaggcctaagaaaaggcctaatcctaagcctaagcccaatcctaagcctaagtctatgCCTAGGACAAagcttaaacctaagcctTAACCAAAGCCTAATATGAAACCTACGCtgaagcctaaacctaagcctaaaccagGATCTAGGCATCAGCTTAAGCCTAGGCATAAGAAAAGGCCTAATCCTAAGCTTAAGCCGAAGcttcagcctaagcctaaacctaaacctgGATCTAGGCCTAAACCTAGATCCAGCCTATTCACGACATTTGGGGTACTGTATCGGATCACGCGGTTCTTTTTTATGATCTCATCTGATAAGAGACAAGAACCCGTTCGAGACGAGACAAAAACCAGACGCGCCTGTGTGTGGTAAAAGAAAAACTCACGATCAATGTGCGCCTGCCGCACGACATGTACATCTGGGGAATAGACAAAGGCTAGCAGTGATTTACCAATGAGATCGGTGGGTAGGAGACCAAGGTATGGAATCGAGCTGTAAAATTGGTGAGGTTTAGAGAGAATCTGGGGATTTGACATGTGGAAACCCTATGAATATTTAAAACGGGCACACTTTTGGCATAAAAAGCCTAGTTCCGGCCTAATGGCTTACTTTCAGTCAGTTTTGGCCCAGACAGCCTAATGTTAGTCTAAATAACCTAAATTTAATCTAGATGGCTTCATTTTGGCCCAGACAGCCCACACTTGAACTAGAGAGCTTAATTGTGGTTAAAAAGGCTCAATTCTGGTCTGCATGGCCTAATTTCGTCTGAATAGCCTACTGTTGGTTTGACTCAATGTTGAACCCCGGAAGGCAACATTTGTCTAcaatttagttaaaatttaagcGGCCTAATTATGGCCCAAgaagccgaaaaaaattaggaaaactcaCGCGTAATCAATATGGGTAAGAGCACACGTCGACGAGTGCTTGGTGATGAAAGTGAAGACGTGGAAGTTGGATGACACGTGGCTGGCCTGAAGACTGAACGCCGATCGCAACGCCAACACGGTGATCTTGGCCCGATCGGTCTCGAACTCGCAAAGCAGCTCACAGGCCCGCAGGGCTCCGTCtggcctgaaaaattttgcattttggtTTAggattctaaaatttcaagccctggaaaaatcattttgtcaCGACATTGTCTCTTTGTCTCTTCTATCccccaaaaaaagaagacatgGGTGCCGGGAGGCGCCCGTCACCGGCGGGCGGATTTCCCTTTTTACACTTTCGCCTTCTTTTGTCGGCTGGGGACAGGAAAATGagaaagggtactgtagttttggaagaAGCTTAGATTGCTTTGAGAATTGataaatttaagaaaagtgggctcaaataggaaaaaactctgaaatttttcaaaagatcgacacattattttttgaatttttttgttaacaaGTTCTAAACCCAAGCCAAAGACTTCACCTAAGACTAAGCTTAATCCAAGGTCtcagcctaagcataagcctaagcctaagcctatgcctaaccCTAAGCCAAATCTAAAGTCAAATCTAAAGCACGGTGGTTCAGTTGCTAGATGGGTGCAAACGCGCTTCACCGAAAAGCGTGCATAACTTGGCCAGGAAgtacaaaatcgaaaattcatcaCAAATAAAGATAGATAATTTCGTTGCGGTCATTTCTTATAAGCATcgcaaaatcgattttgtgaTGGTTTTCGAGATAGTAGCCAATATAGGTTTCCAGACTGAGTATCATGAACCAACCCATCTAGTTTCTGTTCTACCGTGAAAgacgaagcctaagcctatgcctaaacttaaacttaagcctaagcctatgcctgagcttaagcctaagcctaagcctaagcctacgcctcaGCCTgtgctgatttttttgttgaaattttaatcgCAAACTTTGAGCTCTCATAACTTTTTAGTCGAGAGccctatcaaaaaattgttaactagCAAAATGATCTACACAACTTTTCCTGCAATTTAatagttgataactttttagTACCTGTGACCACTAAAAAGTTATGGttcttcaaacttttccaCTTATTTGGCAATTCCTCAGGGATTTTAATGCTTAATCCCTAACCTGAAACAACCCTCCCCCCTGGACTCTTCCAATGTCAATTCCAGCTGCAAGTCTATTACTCATTGACTGGACCGGTGCCAGGAACCGTTCCTGTTTTCGCCCTCCATCCAGCGTTCGCGCTCCTCCAACTCCTATCAATCACCCTCCTACCCCAGTCtccacaaaaaaaccaatgttTACACCGCCCGTCATCTCCTTCCCCCAGGGGGGACATgtctgttgttgttgttttctaCACACTCCGTAGACGCTTACTATTAGTGTGTGGTGCCAGCCTCCGAACAATTTCCACCTCCCGTCTATTTCTCTTTGCAGTGGACGCGTCTCTCTGCGCGCGGAAGGGGGAaggatgtctgcgtctctactGTGTAACTAGTGAAGAAATTTTCGCAAGGTTTTGCATGGattttgtaggaaattttgcgtatattattttgttagttaacagTTTTCCTATACAGGTAATGGCTTAAAAGTTATGGGTGCTCaaactttattcaatttcgaaaaaaaaaattaaaaaaattattttgaaaactttgaggaCCCATAACTTTTTAACGAACaactatattaaaaaattgttagctAACAACTTTTAGAAACTTTAACAGTGATAATTTTGTtagttcacaattttttaatgcggCTGATGGCTGAAAAGTTATGGAAGCCGAAACTTGaccgacttttttgaaaaatctgattttgtTTGAGAACTCATAACTTTTTAGCCatcaaatatatcaaaaagttttcaactgacCAATTGTAGGAAATTTAACGCTTATCATTTgcttagttgacaactttttaaatatcaaaaatttgagaagctATGGGAGTTGGGAGTTTTCATAACAGTAGGtcgcacaaaaaaaatgttttttgaaaaaagttttcaaatttttttcccatgtTTTTTGTACCAATATTTGcatattttgtagaaaaaaacttacatagtAACCCTTGCAAAAATCCTCTGCTTTACCGAAGCGGCGGCGGCGGACAAGATGAAGCTCTGTCCCTTGGGCTCTAGCCTCGCCAGAAAGTTATCTCCAATCGTCAAATATTGCTCGTGGAATCCGTCAGCATACGTGGCAGATGAGAGTACGGTACCGTGGGGTAATGTGAAGGTGCACGTGAACAAGAGTCGATTGTCGTCCGCGTCGTCCAGAAATTCTACGGAGGACGAGGACCAGGTGTTCGGGGGTGACAACGTGGCACCTTCCTCACGCATTGCTGGTGCAAGTGGTTGgggctgaaaaatatttaaatagatttaaaaaaattttattgggcattttgaaatcttaaaaactcaacatttaatctgaaaaaagtttcgaaaaaaaacattttcgcaacatttttttccacttttttaaaactcaaatatCTCCTGAACCAttacaactaaaaaaaaattttcaactacaaacaTGTTGCAAATTATTTGTTCTACAATTTCTcatttgacaacttttttctaacttcAGCCCGCGAGGAGCTAGGCAGGCTAGAAGGCAAACTGTACCTGCGTGGGATTGGCGTTGGGCACAACGATGTTATGTGTTGCGCTTGAGTGCCCGGCTGGCTCCATTTGGCTGATGGTGCCACgttctggaataaaataaGAGTTGAAGAAAGATTTTAATAGGAAAATAGCgggaaatttggttttaaaagcagaaaaattgaggtttgggggaaatttcggaaaaagttGCGaagtagcaaaaaaattgaattctaaccaaataaaaaagaaaagtatacTAAAATGTAATATAATGCAAATGCAGTTACAGAGAAtaaattttaggcaaaaaaatttttcagaaaaaaaaagaatttttttttcaaaaaaaaaacccaaattttcaaatttttcatcaaagcTAGAACAAAGTTaacaactgataaaatgtagcaaattttacgGAGAACACTTTGTTAGTGgacaactttttcagaaaaccaatTATAAACTAGTTACAGGACTTTCTAGATGCCAAAACTTCACACAGCTCCAGCCGAGCCTGTTTAAAACCTAAAACTCCTCGGTTTAGACcccataaaaatcaataaaaagtgCTTGAATACGGTAGACACGTTGTTCCCACACATCCCCCCGTTATAGATAAAGTGCTTTTGGACAGAGAAAACGCGTGCGCCGGGCCGCTCCCGCGCGCCGCGCAATCGTGTGCTGGGGCCTACTGTACTCGGACAACGAGATGGTGGTggcgaagaagaagaagaagaagacgggCGGGATGTGTAGAACGGGAATTTAGGGgaaagaataagaagaaggaaaagatgatgatgaagatgcaAAAGACGGGATTGGACTGGATAAGAAAGTGAAACTAGACGTGCTGTTTGGACAGCTTCCTGGAAGTCTAGCAGTATCGGATAAATGTAGAATTTTATAGGTTTGGACTGAAAATTGGACGGAAACAagttaaaattcagatttgcTGGAGTTTTTTAGCCATAGAAGCATTTTTCGTGGAGTTCTCTaggtgaaaattcgaaatttgaagatctcaggggtactgtagtttgaaaaatacgttGAGCCGtcggaaaaatgcaaaaatcaaaaaaccactACGAAACtacgaaattcaaattcctcggttaatttattgttttttcctaGACCCCTAACGCTcaatttagtatttttttttagggtactgtagcttaaaaagtacgcaaacacggaAGAAGctcacgacaaaatgcacagaattttaaattttgctgaaaactcTGAGATTTGGGTGGGATAACACGCAGAAGACAAATTTCtaactaaaaattcagaaaaattgcgtGAAAGCAGTttgaggggtactgtagctcaaAAAAATACGCCAACACCGTAGAGCTTTACGATAAAATgcacaaattttgtaaatttgctaaaaatttggcGATTATGGTAGTAAAACACACATTGAagccaatttttatgaataaaaattgaaatattgaaattttacaaaaaatctgtACTTTGGGGATACTGTAacgccaaaaatacgcaaacaccgtaGAGCTCTacgaaaaatttcacaaatctttaaaaattgctaaaaattcatGTGGAAGCTgaattttgtatcaaaaaattgataaaattacgaaaatctatttaaaaaaataccaattaaaactaaaaatcaatatctaTGTAGTAAATcttgcaaattcaaaaaaaaagtggcaaaatgaAGAAGATCACACTCCGAGGACAGTGTGCCTGTCAGGGGGTAAAAATGGACGACCTTCACGGTTTTTTGGAGggttttctgacattttttaaaaggaaattttaaatggcTGTCGGAAAATGAAACTGACAATTGATAAGGTATGGTCTAATGTTTTAGActgggaaaatttaaaaaaagaacaaaaataggcaaaattcAAACAGGGAACATGATTCGTAGTactctaaaaataaaacggTCTACGTTGTGTTGCGTAGCGTTTATGAGAGGGAGGGGACACACCACCAATTGTTTGGTCAAACAGAGACAGTCCATTTGTTGACTCAATTTCGATGCAAAGTCTGGGTGGTCTACGATtcgctgagtagcgactcgaaatttggaaattttcaaaaatttgaaggtaTCTAGGTATGTACGGGTatctaaaaacttccaaattttgacgtttatcaagaaaaaagttaaagtttGTAGGTACCTAGATCCCCAATTTGCCaaataaaatgtcaaaaaacatcaaagttGGAGGTATCTAGGTCTAGGTACCTACGACTTTGACAATTTTGGTTATTGTCAACTTATAGTCTAAGTTCAAACTATGTCTA of Caenorhabditis elegans chromosome II contains these proteins:
- the lin-42 gene encoding Period protein homolog lin-42 (Confirmed by transcript evidence); amino-acid sequence: MEPAGHSSATHNIVVPNANPTQPQPLAPAMREEGATLSPPNTWSSSSVEFLDDADDNRLLFTCTFTLPHGTVLSSATYADGFHEQYLTIGDNFLARLEPKGQSFILSAAAASVKQRIFARVTMPDGALRACELLCEFETDRAKITVLALRSAFSLQASHVSSNFHVFTFITKHSSTCALTHIDYASIPYLGLLPTDLIGKSLLAFVYSPDVHVVRQAHIDLHNSRGKIVKSIADLRLVAHNGSILRCQTEWSAYVNPWTRKMELVVARHRICSLPIGDSDVISSPPPGIQSNTLPPVMAKTFEDELRTIMNKVSSAISSVTFLSSGDGASHRLSSSSVLLVLTLHFYLCASLRRDTRLARRIRRRESGQQRHLSEQKVHMLALRSMAPCQEKECKNDALAGGAVSGTTDELIPRRTFLEFAWNGECNFIGGPVLYGSRRDMVQVLQKPTKLKS
- the lin-42 gene encoding PAS domain-containing protein (Partially confirmed by transcript evidence); protein product: MGIRSPKHTTVEYYKIAPKLRVIERILVKQVTVDTRGNVLHIIEYFELEGERGTISQMEPAGHSSATHNIVVPNANPTQPQPLAPAMREEGATLSPPNTWSSSSVEFLDDADDNRLLFTCTFTLPHGTVLSSATYADGFHEQYLTIGDNFLARLEPKGQSFILSAAAASVKQRIFARVTMPDGALRACELLCEFETDRAKITVLALRSAFSLQASHVSSNFHVFTFITKHSSTCALTHIDYASIPYLGLLPTDLIGKSLLAFVYSPDVHVVRQAHIDLHNSRGKIVKSIADLRLVAHNGSILRCQTEWSAYVNPWTRKMELVVARHRICSLPIGDSDVISSPPPGIQSNTLPPVMAKTFEDELRTIMNKVSSAISSVTFLSSGDGASHRLSSSSVLLVLTLHFYLCASLRRDTRLARRIRRRESGQQRHLSEQKVHMLALRSMAPCQEKECKNDALAGGAVSGTTDELIPRRTFLEFAWNGECNFIGGPVLYGSRRDMVQVLQKPTKLKS
- the lin-42 gene encoding Period protein homolog lin-42 (Confirmed by transcript evidence); the encoded protein is MEPAGHSSATHNIVVPNANPTQPQPLAPAMREEGATLSPPNTWSSSSVEFLDDADDNRLLFTCTFTLPHGTVLSSATYADGFHEQYLTIGDNFLARLEPKGQSFILSAAAASVKQRIFARVTMPDGALRACELLCEFETDRAKITVLALRSAFSLQASHVSSNFHVFTFITKHSSTCALTHIDYASIPYLGLLPTDLIGKSLLAFVYSPDVHVVRQAHIDLHNSRGKIVKSIADLRLVAHNGSILRCQTEWSAYVNPWTRKMELVVARHRICSLPIGDSDVISSPPPGIQSNTLPPVMAKTFEDELRTIMNKPVPSTSRHSHHHHHSSLKDQNQGFPANIDLGAYIDKIVEQLVVNSTAQQQQKVAVAAAAAAQAAQAAVVATAQIRKVASAPPTTSTDPPLSYTQINCLENVHRLLKSQSRPESPAKQDEPFDEKKYPPQTPLTREALTLHTKRFEDEYKDTWCRRLKRLSDDVPSSPPAKRTTPIHWTSSSQNHYRTMAPAPPPPPGKNYQITYTPLDDLTDQKSTNTKSDVENVAYPISGSKFSTPMRLSIDGLLPRGATSTGGASPTSGTNSPPVFPKTSSSSSLLMLRDSQN